From bacterium, a single genomic window includes:
- a CDS encoding FHA domain-containing protein, producing MTALILRYRLGDREHSAQLGPCVSGEVREFVLGRDADCALPLAERSVSRRHARLAWDGERWTIEDLGSRFGTQLNGALLGTPMPLAPGDRLVLGRLEFGVGIGGADPEAPTLGPDAEPTVLSLGARAPQAATALDT from the coding sequence ATGACAGCGCTCATCCTCCGCTACCGCCTCGGCGACCGGGAGCACAGCGCCCAGCTGGGGCCCTGCGTTTCCGGCGAGGTGCGGGAATTCGTGCTCGGGCGCGACGCGGACTGCGCCCTGCCGCTCGCCGAGCGCAGCGTGAGCCGCCGCCATGCGCGCCTGGCCTGGGACGGCGAGCGCTGGACGATCGAGGACCTCGGCAGCCGCTTCGGCACCCAGCTCAACGGCGCTCTCCTGGGCACGCCGATGCCGCTCGCGCCCGGCGATCGCCTGGTGCTGGGTCGCCTGGAGTTCGGCGTGGGGATCGGCGGCGCGGATCCGGAGGCGCCGACCCTGGGCCCCGACGCCGAGCCCACGGTGCTCAGCCTGGGCGCACGGGCTCCGCAGGCAGCGACCGCCCTGGACACGG